A genomic region of Cannabis sativa cultivar Pink pepper isolate KNU-18-1 chromosome 1, ASM2916894v1, whole genome shotgun sequence contains the following coding sequences:
- the LOC133038797 gene encoding probable beta-1,3-galactosyltransferase 2 isoform X2: protein MSVRSRGGVTGDLAKRNVMRRNWALLLCFGSFCAGMFFTNSRMWIMPEIGNTSRTSETSNKQLDIESKGCSSKVVVKNASTDGLQELADTQQVIRMINKTVSDLEMKLAAARAARETVHNENSVSGNLKTVESTSKRKYSMVIGINTAFSSRKRRDSVRMTWMPQGEKRKKLEEEKGIVIRFVIGHSSTSGGILDKAIEAEELMQGDFMRLNHVEGYMELSAKTKTFFSTAVAMWDAEFYVKVDDDVHVNIATLGATLSRYRTKSRVYVGCMKSGPVLARKGVRYHEPEYWKFGTAGNKYFRHATGQLYAISKELATYISINQDLLHKYANEDVSTGSWFIGLDVDYIDDRRLCCGTPPDCEWKAQAGNICVASFDWRCSGICNSVERMAEVHRRCGEDEHALWSASS, encoded by the exons ATGTCGGTGAGGAGCAGAGGAGGGGTTACCGGTGATTTAGCTAAAAGAAATGTTATGAGAAGGAATTGGGCTCTTTTGCTTTGCTTTGGCAGCTTTTGTGCAGGAATGTTCTTCACCAATAG CAGGATGTGGATTATGCCTGAAATTGGAAATACCTCAAGAACATCTGAAACGAGCAATAAACAGTTAGACATAGAATCCAAGGGTTGTAGTTCGAAAGTT GTTGTGAAGAATGCATCCACTGATGGTCTACAAGAGTTGGCCGATACTCAACAGGTCATTCG GATGATAAATAAGACAGTTTCAGATTTGGAGATGAAGTTAGCAGCTGCAAGGGCAGCCCGCGAGACTGtacataatgaaaattctgTATCTGGAAATTTGAAGACTGTTGAATCTACCTCAAAAAGAAAGTACTCAATGGTTATAGGAATCAATACAGCATTTAGTAGCCGGAAGAGAAGAGATTCGGTTCGTATGACTTGGATGCCTCAAG GCGAGAAAAGAAAGAAGTTGGAAGAAGAGAAGGGCATAGTGATACGCTTTGTTATAGGTCACAG TTCAACATCTGGGGGTATTCTTGATAAAGCTATTGAAGCTGAGGAGCTTATGCAGGGAGACTTCATGAGGCTG AATCATGTTGAGGGTTACATGGAGTTATCAGCCAAGACAAAAACCTTTTTTTCCACCGCTGTGGCTATGTGGGATGCAGAATTTTATGTCAAAGTTGATGATGATGTTCATGTTAATATAG CCACACTTGGGGCAACACTATCTAGGTATCGTACGAAATCTCGAGTTTATGTTGGTTGTATGAAGTCTGGTCCAGTCCTGGCTCGAAA GGGGGTGAGGTACCATGAACCCGAGTATTGGAAATTCGGTACAGCAGGGAACAAATATTTCCGGCATGCTACAGGACAATTATATGCTATCTCAAAAGAGTTAGCCACATATATATCAATAAACCA AGATCTGCTGCACAAATATGCCAATGAAGATGTTTCAACAGGATCTTGGTTTATTGGATTAGATGTTGATTATATTGATGACAGGAGACTTTGTTGCGGCACCCCACCAG ATTGTGAGTGGAAGGCTCAGGCAGGCAACATCTGCGTTGCTTCATTTGATTGGCGATGCAGTGGGATTTGCAATTCTGTTGAGCGGATGGCAGAAGTTCATCGACGATGTGGTGAGGACGAGCATGCTCTATGGAGTGCGAGTTCCTGA
- the LOC133038797 gene encoding probable beta-1,3-galactosyltransferase 2 isoform X1, whose protein sequence is MSVRSRGGVTGDLAKRNVMRRNWALLLCFGSFCAGMFFTNSCSRMWIMPEIGNTSRTSETSNKQLDIESKGCSSKVVVKNASTDGLQELADTQQVIRMINKTVSDLEMKLAAARAARETVHNENSVSGNLKTVESTSKRKYSMVIGINTAFSSRKRRDSVRMTWMPQGEKRKKLEEEKGIVIRFVIGHSSTSGGILDKAIEAEELMQGDFMRLNHVEGYMELSAKTKTFFSTAVAMWDAEFYVKVDDDVHVNIATLGATLSRYRTKSRVYVGCMKSGPVLARKGVRYHEPEYWKFGTAGNKYFRHATGQLYAISKELATYISINQDLLHKYANEDVSTGSWFIGLDVDYIDDRRLCCGTPPDCEWKAQAGNICVASFDWRCSGICNSVERMAEVHRRCGEDEHALWSASS, encoded by the exons ATGTCGGTGAGGAGCAGAGGAGGGGTTACCGGTGATTTAGCTAAAAGAAATGTTATGAGAAGGAATTGGGCTCTTTTGCTTTGCTTTGGCAGCTTTTGTGCAGGAATGTTCTTCACCAATAG TTGTAGCAGGATGTGGATTATGCCTGAAATTGGAAATACCTCAAGAACATCTGAAACGAGCAATAAACAGTTAGACATAGAATCCAAGGGTTGTAGTTCGAAAGTT GTTGTGAAGAATGCATCCACTGATGGTCTACAAGAGTTGGCCGATACTCAACAGGTCATTCG GATGATAAATAAGACAGTTTCAGATTTGGAGATGAAGTTAGCAGCTGCAAGGGCAGCCCGCGAGACTGtacataatgaaaattctgTATCTGGAAATTTGAAGACTGTTGAATCTACCTCAAAAAGAAAGTACTCAATGGTTATAGGAATCAATACAGCATTTAGTAGCCGGAAGAGAAGAGATTCGGTTCGTATGACTTGGATGCCTCAAG GCGAGAAAAGAAAGAAGTTGGAAGAAGAGAAGGGCATAGTGATACGCTTTGTTATAGGTCACAG TTCAACATCTGGGGGTATTCTTGATAAAGCTATTGAAGCTGAGGAGCTTATGCAGGGAGACTTCATGAGGCTG AATCATGTTGAGGGTTACATGGAGTTATCAGCCAAGACAAAAACCTTTTTTTCCACCGCTGTGGCTATGTGGGATGCAGAATTTTATGTCAAAGTTGATGATGATGTTCATGTTAATATAG CCACACTTGGGGCAACACTATCTAGGTATCGTACGAAATCTCGAGTTTATGTTGGTTGTATGAAGTCTGGTCCAGTCCTGGCTCGAAA GGGGGTGAGGTACCATGAACCCGAGTATTGGAAATTCGGTACAGCAGGGAACAAATATTTCCGGCATGCTACAGGACAATTATATGCTATCTCAAAAGAGTTAGCCACATATATATCAATAAACCA AGATCTGCTGCACAAATATGCCAATGAAGATGTTTCAACAGGATCTTGGTTTATTGGATTAGATGTTGATTATATTGATGACAGGAGACTTTGTTGCGGCACCCCACCAG ATTGTGAGTGGAAGGCTCAGGCAGGCAACATCTGCGTTGCTTCATTTGATTGGCGATGCAGTGGGATTTGCAATTCTGTTGAGCGGATGGCAGAAGTTCATCGACGATGTGGTGAGGACGAGCATGCTCTATGGAGTGCGAGTTCCTGA
- the LOC133038792 gene encoding autophagy-related protein 8C-like isoform X2 produces the protein MAKSPFKIEHPMERRQAEALRIKEKYPDRIPVIVEKAGKSDIPDIDKKKYLVPADLTVGQFVYVVRKRIKLSAEKAIFVFVKNTLPPTASLMSALYEDHKDEDGFLYMTYSGENTFGTSYEQQCFE, from the exons ATGGCCAAAAGTCCATTCAAGATTGAACATCCAATGG AAAGGAGGCAGGCTGAAGCTCTTCGCATCAAAGAGAAGTATCCAGACAGAATACCT GTTATTGTGGAGAAGGCTGGAAAAAGTGACATTCCTGACATTGATAAGAAGAA ATATCTTGTTCCAGCAGATTTAACAGTAGGACAGTTTGTCTATGTTGTCCGAAAAAGGATCAAACTAAGCGCTGAGAAGGCTATATTTGTCTTTGTGAAGAACACTTTACCTCCCACTG CTTCCTTAATGTCTGCTCTTTATGAGGATCACAAGGATGAAGATGGATTTTTATATATGACTTACAGTGGCGAGAACACCTTTGGGACCTCTTATGAGCAACAATGCTTTGAGTAA
- the LOC133038802 gene encoding small ribosomal subunit protein uS8z/uS8w, with protein sequence MVRISVLNDALKSMYNAEKRGKRQVMIRPSSKVIIKFLIVMQKHGYIGEFEYVDDHRSGKIVVELNGRLNKCGVISPRFDIGVKEIEGWTARLLPSRQFGYIVLTTSAGIMDHEEARRKNVGGKVLGFFY encoded by the exons ATGGTGAGAATCAGTGTCCTTAATGATGCCTTGAAGAGCATGTACAATGCTGAGAAGAGGGGCAAAAGACAGGTCATGATCAGACCCTCATCGAAAGTGATCATCAAGTTCTTGATCGTTATGCAGAAGCACG GTTACATTGGTGAGTTTGAATATGTTGATGACCACCGTTCTGGTAAAATTGTGGTGGAGCTCAATGGTAGACTGAACAAGTGTGGCGTTATAAGTCCCAGATTCGATATCGGTGTGAAGGAGATTGAAGGGTGGACAGCAAGGTTGCTTCCATCTCGTCAG TTTGGGTACATTGTTTTGACGACCTCTGCTGGAATCATGGATCACGAAGAGGCACGTAGGAAAAATGTGGGAGGGAAGGTTCTTGGTTTCTTTTACTAG
- the LOC133038797 gene encoding probable beta-1,3-galactosyltransferase 2 isoform X3 has product MSVRSRGGVTGDLAKRNVMRRNWALLLCFGSFCAGMFFTNRMWIMPEIGNTSRTSETSNKQLDIESKGCSSKVVVKNASTDGLQELADTQQVIRMINKTVSDLEMKLAAARAARETVHNENSVSGNLKTVESTSKRKYSMVIGINTAFSSRKRRDSVRMTWMPQGEKRKKLEEEKGIVIRFVIGHSSTSGGILDKAIEAEELMQGDFMRLNHVEGYMELSAKTKTFFSTAVAMWDAEFYVKVDDDVHVNIATLGATLSRYRTKSRVYVGCMKSGPVLARKGVRYHEPEYWKFGTAGNKYFRHATGQLYAISKELATYISINQDLLHKYANEDVSTGSWFIGLDVDYIDDRRLCCGTPPDCEWKAQAGNICVASFDWRCSGICNSVERMAEVHRRCGEDEHALWSASS; this is encoded by the exons ATGTCGGTGAGGAGCAGAGGAGGGGTTACCGGTGATTTAGCTAAAAGAAATGTTATGAGAAGGAATTGGGCTCTTTTGCTTTGCTTTGGCAGCTTTTGTGCAGGAATGTTCTTCACCAATAG GATGTGGATTATGCCTGAAATTGGAAATACCTCAAGAACATCTGAAACGAGCAATAAACAGTTAGACATAGAATCCAAGGGTTGTAGTTCGAAAGTT GTTGTGAAGAATGCATCCACTGATGGTCTACAAGAGTTGGCCGATACTCAACAGGTCATTCG GATGATAAATAAGACAGTTTCAGATTTGGAGATGAAGTTAGCAGCTGCAAGGGCAGCCCGCGAGACTGtacataatgaaaattctgTATCTGGAAATTTGAAGACTGTTGAATCTACCTCAAAAAGAAAGTACTCAATGGTTATAGGAATCAATACAGCATTTAGTAGCCGGAAGAGAAGAGATTCGGTTCGTATGACTTGGATGCCTCAAG GCGAGAAAAGAAAGAAGTTGGAAGAAGAGAAGGGCATAGTGATACGCTTTGTTATAGGTCACAG TTCAACATCTGGGGGTATTCTTGATAAAGCTATTGAAGCTGAGGAGCTTATGCAGGGAGACTTCATGAGGCTG AATCATGTTGAGGGTTACATGGAGTTATCAGCCAAGACAAAAACCTTTTTTTCCACCGCTGTGGCTATGTGGGATGCAGAATTTTATGTCAAAGTTGATGATGATGTTCATGTTAATATAG CCACACTTGGGGCAACACTATCTAGGTATCGTACGAAATCTCGAGTTTATGTTGGTTGTATGAAGTCTGGTCCAGTCCTGGCTCGAAA GGGGGTGAGGTACCATGAACCCGAGTATTGGAAATTCGGTACAGCAGGGAACAAATATTTCCGGCATGCTACAGGACAATTATATGCTATCTCAAAAGAGTTAGCCACATATATATCAATAAACCA AGATCTGCTGCACAAATATGCCAATGAAGATGTTTCAACAGGATCTTGGTTTATTGGATTAGATGTTGATTATATTGATGACAGGAGACTTTGTTGCGGCACCCCACCAG ATTGTGAGTGGAAGGCTCAGGCAGGCAACATCTGCGTTGCTTCATTTGATTGGCGATGCAGTGGGATTTGCAATTCTGTTGAGCGGATGGCAGAAGTTCATCGACGATGTGGTGAGGACGAGCATGCTCTATGGAGTGCGAGTTCCTGA
- the LOC133038792 gene encoding autophagy-related protein 8C-like isoform X1: MFCGVVMFRCLKSADSSRGGNFTMAKSPFKIEHPMERRQAEALRIKEKYPDRIPVIVEKAGKSDIPDIDKKKYLVPADLTVGQFVYVVRKRIKLSAEKAIFVFVKNTLPPTASLMSALYEDHKDEDGFLYMTYSGENTFGTSYEQQCFE; the protein is encoded by the exons ATGTTTTGTGGGGTTGTGATGTTTCGGTGTTTGAAATCCGCAGATAGCTCAAGAGGTGGAAATTTTACTATGGCCAAAAGTCCATTCAAGATTGAACATCCAATGG AAAGGAGGCAGGCTGAAGCTCTTCGCATCAAAGAGAAGTATCCAGACAGAATACCT GTTATTGTGGAGAAGGCTGGAAAAAGTGACATTCCTGACATTGATAAGAAGAA ATATCTTGTTCCAGCAGATTTAACAGTAGGACAGTTTGTCTATGTTGTCCGAAAAAGGATCAAACTAAGCGCTGAGAAGGCTATATTTGTCTTTGTGAAGAACACTTTACCTCCCACTG CTTCCTTAATGTCTGCTCTTTATGAGGATCACAAGGATGAAGATGGATTTTTATATATGACTTACAGTGGCGAGAACACCTTTGGGACCTCTTATGAGCAACAATGCTTTGAGTAA
- the LOC133038803 gene encoding uncharacterized protein LOC133038803 — MELPLDIFLYEILCRASLETVARCRLVSKEVNDATYESYFTQLFHKRTNITSGIHILSQKRSNYYTNYISIHSSAKLSLRKFLPPNIRIEAATKQGLLLCIDRSCHIIPKYLVCKPTTQQWRTIPNPKTRFFTQKIMMLTIGSNPLRYKIIRFSSRNFGGDSIKYKSKIHLAFRCEVFDSKFWVWKLLEQTISLPSDYEESIDYRSMICISRYIYAFTTKKRLFVFDIENEKWEFVTLDFGEACINANYNDNISYQLVEYGGKLGLLCVFKDDDFMYHLLQLWTITKKSGTPWSWSLQKKDCFEIFEEPYSTLVKFLDNHLAMTMGFYKIIFHDFMISISKTKMEINTMLNNQFFQVESDWLPVSL, encoded by the coding sequence ATGGAACTTCCTttggacatatttctatatGAAATATTATGTAGAGCATCGCTAGAAACAGTAGCACGTTGTAGATTGGTTTCGAAAGAAGTAAATGATGCCACTTATGAAAGTTATTTCACACAACTTTTTCATAAAAGAACCAACATAACTTCGGGTATTCATATTCTAAGTCAAAAGCGTAGTAATTACTATACTAACTATATCTCCATACACTCTTCCGCAAAATTATCATTGAGAAAATTTCTTCCTCCTAATATTCGAATCGAAGCAGCCACCAAACAAGGTCTTCTCCTTTGTATTGATCGTTCATGTCATATCATTCCGAAATACCTTGTTTGTAAGCCAACAACCCAACAATGGCGAACTATTCCGAACCCCAAGACCcgatttttcactcaaaaaatcATGATGCTTACTATAGGATCTAATCCTCTTCGATACAAGATTATTAGATTCTCTTCACGTAATTTTGGTGGTGATTCTATCAAATATAAATCTAAAATTCATCTTGCCTTCCGATGTGAAGTTTTTGATTCTAAATTTTGGGTTTGGAAGCTTTTAGAACAAACAATAAGTTTGCCTAGTGATTATGAAGAGTCTATTGACTATAGGTCaatgatttgtatatcaagataTATATATGCTTTTACTACCAAGAAGAGATTATTTGTGTTTGATATAGAGAATGAAAAGTGGGAATTTGTTACTTTGGATTTTGGTGAAGCATGCATTAATGCTAACTACAATGATAATATCAGTTATCAACTTGTGGAGTATGGAGGAAAATTGGGACTTCTTTGTGTGTTTAAAGATGATGACTTTATGTACCACTTATTGCAACTTTGGACTATAACAAAGAAAAGTGGAACACCATGGAGTTGGAGCTTGCAAAAAAAAGATTGCTTTGAAATTTTTGAGGAACCCTATTCTACTTTAGTCAAATTTCTCGACAATCATTTGGCTATGACAATGGGATTTTATAAAATCatatttcatgattttatgattTCCATCTCAAAGACTAAAATGGAGATAAATACTATGTTGAACAATCAATTTTTTCAAGTTGAATCTGATTGGCTTCCTGTTAGTTTATAA
- the LOC133038784 gene encoding arogenate dehydratase/prephenate dehydratase 1, chloroplastic, which produces MALMGSPIWVSAKAPCSQLGVSDLGSSRRFGFALNLRYDLERLRKWECCCLSALTQKAITSVEDEKPQVPVADTPADNEETENNESRGFHKDLNLLPKPLTANDLSSTPNDGSKVRVAYQGLPGAYSEAAALKAYPKCETVPCDQFEAAFKAVELWLVDKAVLPIENSVGGSIHRNYDLLLRHRLHIVGEVQLQVNHCLLGLPGVEKEDIKRVFSHPQALAQCEMMLSKLGIMRISADDTAGAAQMVASIGVRDTGAIASARSAKIYGLDILSDKIQDDDDNITRFLILAREPIIPGTDRPFKTSVVFTLEEGPGVLFKALAVFALRDINLTKIESRPQKQRPFRVVDDSNEGSAKYFDYLFYIDFEASMAEPRAQYALGHLQEFARFLRVLGSYPMDTSP; this is translated from the exons ATGGCTTTAATGGGTTCACCCATCTGGGTTTCTGCTAAAGCTCCTTGTTCTCAACTGGGTGTGTCAGATTTGGGGTCTAGTCGTCGTTTTGGATTTGCTTTGAATTTGAGGTATGATCTTGAGAGATTACGCAAATGGGAATGTTGTTGCTTGAGCGCTTTAACTCAGAAAGCCATCACTTCTGTTGAAGATGAGAAACCACAGGTACCTGTTGCTGATACTCCTGCCGATAATGAAGAGACCGAGAACAATGAGTCTAGGGGATTTCACAAGGATTTGAACCTTCTTCCCA aACCACTGACTGCAAATGATCTTTCTTCCACTCCTAATGATGGTTCAAAAGTGCGAGTAGCTTACCAG GGGCTACCAGGAGCATATAGTGAGGCTGCTGCATTAAAAGCATACCCAAAGTGTGAAACTGTCCCTTGTGACCAGTTTGAAGCTGCTTTCAAG GCAGTTGAACTATGGTTGGTAGATAAGGCAGTTCTTCCCATTGAGAACTCTGTTGGTGGAAGCATTCACCGTAATTACGATTTACTCCTTCGTCATAGGCTGCATATAGTTGGAGAGGTGCAGTTGCAAGTGAACCACTGCCTGCTTGGATTACCTGGAGTGGAAAAGGAGGACATAAAACGTGTTTTCAGTCATCCTCAG GCTCTTGCTCAATGTGAgatgatgctaagtaaattaggcATTATGAGAATCAGTGCTGATGACACTGCTGGTGCTGCACAG ATGGTGGCCTCAATTGGCGTTAGAGATACTGGTGCTATTGCAAGTGCTCGATCTGCAAAGATTTATGGGCTCGACATTCTTTCAGACAAAATACAG GATGATGACGATAACATTACTCGTTTTCTGATTCTCGCAAGAGAACCCATAATTCCAGGAACTGACAGACCATTTAAG ACAAGTGTTGTTTTCACTTTAGAGGAAGGTCCCGGGGTACTATTTAAGGCCTTGGCAGTATTTGCTCTGAGGGACATTAACTTGACGAAG ATCGAGAGTCGCCCGCAAAAACAGCGTCCATTTAGAGTTGTTGATGATTCTAATGAAGGGAGTGCCAA GTACTTCGACTACCTCTTTTACATAGACTTTGAAGCATCTATGGCGGAGCCCCGAGCTCAATATGCTTTGGGACATTTGCAG GAATTCGCAAGATTCCTTCGGGTCCTAGGTTCCTATCCAATGGACACATCTCCATAA
- the LOC133038790 gene encoding uncharacterized protein LOC133038790: MAKSSSTIASTTSLPAIKPADYSHSPVHYAVSLRDHTTLSRIVSTLPRLAEPTQIHTESDSLAQERLADKVSSVLDRRDVPHRETPLHLAVRVNDTVAARILANAGADVSLQNAAGWNPLQEAMCRRSNDIALILLRLHHRSAWAKWRRRLPRVIAVLHRMRDFYMEISFHFESSVIPFVGKIAPSDTYKIWKRDGNLRADTSLAGFDGLKIQRADQSFLFLGDGDHSRGVSPGSLLVLNRDNRKIFDAFENAGSPMSESDIAGFCSQTSVYRPGMDVTKAELVGRTNWRRQEKTENVGEWKARVYEIQNVVFSFRSRKVANGDADVAGSEQVLPLELDEDDDGFLVAENPNFLMPDRRRHSSFVKEDRPRPSSFVREDRDLLTLGRKSVDLPSVIAPPQRRTMAPPPVALPPQTKEKEYVRSLRPSVWLTEQFPLKTEELLPLLDILANKVKAVRRMRELLTTKFPPGTFPVKVAIPVVPTVRVVITFTKFVELQPVEQFFTPLSSPRHFVYGNGLSQSEEEQKSRSHNSSLPSSSASSWLRRNSSQSSSATKQHRSATMALDTDPFAIPSGYTWTSVDDKSTKMRKSKSVRKSK; this comes from the exons atggcTAAGTCGTCGTCGACGATAGCCTCGACGACGTCGCTTCCAGCCATCAAACCAGCCGATTACTCTCACAGTCCGGTTCACTACGCCGTCTCATTGCGTGACCACACTACCTTGTCCCGAATTGTCTCCACTCTACCTCGACTCGCTGAGCCAACTCAGATCCACACCGAGTCAGACTCCCTCGCCCAAGAACGCTTGGCGGATAAGGTATCTTCTGTACTAGACCGCCGGGATGTTCCTCATAGAGAGACTCCTCTTCACCTTGCCGTCCGAGTAAACGACACCGTTGCCGCTAGAATCCTTGCTAATGCCGGCGCTGATGTCTCGCTCCAGAACGCTGCTGGTTGGAACCCCTTGCAGGAGGCCATGTGCCGCCGTAGCAACGACATAGCTCTGATTCTCCTTCGCTTACACCACCGCTCGGCTTGGGCTAAGTGGCGCCGTCGTCTGCCACGTGTCATCGCAGTCCTTCACCGAATGCGCGACTTCTACATGGAGATCTCGTTCCACTTCGAGAGCTCTGTGATTCCCTTCGTTGGGAAAATCGCTCCCTCTGATACTTATAAGATCTGGAAGCGAGACGGGAATTTGAGAGCCGATACCTCATTGGCTGGATTCGACGGTTTGAAAATCCAACGAGCCGATCAAAGCTTTCTTTTCCTCGGAGACGGCGATCATAGCCGCGGTGTTTCTCCTGGCTCTCTGCTCGTTCTTAATCGCGACAATAGGAAAATCTTTGACGCCTTTGAGAACGCTGGTTCGCCGATGAGCGAGTCTGACATTGCCGGATTCTGCTCCCAGACGAGCGTCTACAGGCCCGGTATGGACGTCACGAAGGCTGAGCTCGTCGGGAGGACCAATTGGAGAAGACAAGAGAAGACTGAAAATGTTGGGGAATGGAAAGCTAGGGTTTACGAAATTCAAAATGTAGTGTTTAGTTTTAGGTCAAGAAAAGTAGCTAATGGAGATGCTGACGTGGCTGGGAGCGAACAAGTACTACCTCTTGAGCTCGACGAAGACGACGATGGTTTTTTAGTTGCTGAAAACCCAAATTTCCTCATGCCTGATCGACGAAGGCATAGTAGTTTTGTCAAGGAAGATAGACCAAGGCCAAGTAGCTTCGTTAGAGAAGATAGGGATTTATTGACATTGGGAAGGAAGAGCGTGGACTTGCCTTCTGTAATTGCGCCGCCACAGAGGAGGACTATGGCTCCGCCGCCGGTGGCATTGCCGCCGCAGACGAAGGAGAAGGAGTACGTAAGGAGCCTTAGGCCGTCGGTGTGGTTGACAGAGCAGTTTCCCCTGAAAACAGAGGAGCTTCTGCCATTGTTAGACATCTTGGCTAACAAAGTTAAAGCCGTAAGGAGAATGAGGGAGTTGCTCACCACCAAGTTCCCGCCGGGGACATTTCCAGTCAAG GTGGCAATACCAGTGGTCCCTACAGTGAGAGTTGTAATAACATTTACAAAGTTTGTTGAGCTTCAACCAGTGGAGCAATTCTTCACACCACTTTCAAGTCCCAGACACTTCGTCTATGGTAATGGCCTAAGCCAATCGGAGGAAGAACAAAAGTCAAGGAGTCACAATTCATCGTTACCCTCGTCCTCGGCCTCGTCGTGGCTGAGGCGGAACAGCAGCCAGTCGAGTTCAGCCACCAAGCAGCACCGGTCTGCTACAATGGCACTAGATACTGACCCTTTTGCTATTCCTAGTGGATATACATGGACGAGTGTTGATGATAAATCTACGAAAATGAGGAAATCTAAGTCAGTCCGAAAGTCTAAGTAG